In Methanosarcina siciliae T4/M, one genomic interval encodes:
- a CDS encoding glycosyltransferase family 2 protein has protein sequence MVKVSVVIPLYNKEPHIKRTLCSVLGQNVNDFEVIVVDGGSEDNGPTIVENFANMDSRIRLIRQEGTGVSEARNQGVRESRSDLIALLDADDEWMSNYLETILRMRDNYPYAGLYATSIKNEFIGNVLMELDEELRNLVPNEGLILSYFKIYKHGHALFGTSSVTIPKKIFLNIGGFQTDFWWGEDIDLWGRIALKYQIAYSSQVCAIYYQNVINSAVKRKKPVETHPFLITAKKALNLDQVPHEMVNDLKAYVMFLEMFTAKHNIEAGDKKLAFGLLIRKDINLTYKKRLLRTIVSTSVKTNFPLIYKKYLNIYNHEVP, from the coding sequence ATGGTAAAAGTTTCGGTTGTTATTCCTCTTTACAATAAAGAGCCACATATTAAGAGAACATTATGTTCTGTTTTGGGCCAAAATGTTAACGATTTTGAAGTAATTGTAGTTGATGGAGGATCTGAAGATAATGGTCCAACTATAGTGGAAAACTTTGCAAACATGGACTCACGTATTAGATTGATTCGGCAAGAAGGCACAGGTGTATCAGAAGCTCGTAATCAAGGCGTTCGCGAAAGTCGTTCAGACCTCATCGCTCTTCTGGATGCTGATGATGAATGGATGTCAAATTATCTTGAAACAATTCTGCGGATGCGGGACAATTATCCATACGCAGGTCTATATGCAACATCAATTAAGAATGAATTTATTGGTAATGTGTTGATGGAATTAGACGAAGAATTGAGAAACTTAGTTCCTAATGAAGGGTTAATTCTAAGTTATTTTAAGATATATAAGCACGGGCATGCTTTGTTTGGAACCTCTTCAGTAACGATCCCCAAAAAAATATTTTTAAATATTGGAGGATTTCAAACTGACTTTTGGTGGGGGGAAGATATTGATCTGTGGGGTAGGATTGCTCTAAAATATCAAATTGCTTACAGTAGTCAGGTGTGTGCAATATATTACCAAAATGTTATCAACAGTGCTGTAAAAAGAAAAAAGCCTGTAGAGACTCATCCTTTCCTAATAACCGCAAAGAAAGCTCTAAATCTTGATCAGGTTCCACATGAAATGGTAAATGATTTAAAAGCGTATGTAATGTTTCTTGAAATGTTCACCGCGAAACATAACATCGAAGCTGGTGATAAAAAGCTAGCTTTTGGTCTTTTAATCAGGAAAGATATTAATTTAACTTACAAAAAAAGGTTACTTCGTACCATTGTTTCAACAAGTGTTAAAACCAATTTCCCATTGATCTATAAAAAATATCTAAATATTTATAATCATGAGGTTCCCTAG
- a CDS encoding putative Ig domain-containing protein, translating into MIDNITIERGGDYLNPKTYVAFIVASGHDNKVTNISVNGGPWSGVDLTDNEFNTTLENIYVDNAGHNGVDFHGQWNCSINNVTVNGSIAENFLIAGPDAVYQPDYNLINWTPVKDDRVTHNITIKNYNSYNASGSALSANRLMNLFVENLTSDNRGGGILINYAMGVKILDAQILNHTGYGIALGLGGRGVVKDASIMDSSFNTYAWMIETQNVNFINTKTPSYRFQAGNKAEYKVGYYADILAVDPKGNQISDCAVLITANNTTFSSTNGFGDNQTSFNTESNGHTALPNENRKNSPAITEYYKNYPEGKYLLLSHTATITTPDGRTVSLSGITPDSSWYRKDPNVPTYTITAIIPDDSTGPQITGFAPSTENPFNPGETKNFRVWTDEPLKEMEWYVDGKLVSEGSLNYTWTITKDESVIKFEGSNANGDVSKSWDVWGTGGNSSDLIEFFPEDTSLVKNTGESVYFNVSSGRALTANWFVDGETVLKDSTSLTYSWDTAGVYSVTVSGSTDTESFSNTWEVNVTEPEEPPVENKSIITIIPCENVAPGAQFDLGIKIDPSTPINGAQLDFIFDSSMVSATGVTEGDIFKQSEASTVFNSGTIDNSAGIVKNVYGYILGAVKVSAPGTFATVDLTAGNRTGMAEFNLSNVIISDTSSRSAPYTVTNASVLIDTAPVMDPICYLKSVDEKSALTFKVTAKDADGDKLILSASGLPEGAEFNTGSGDFSWTPAVGQAGVYTFTFEVSDGYLTDSENVTVTVNKLNNPPVIDSFEPPDGSSFSEGERIEVSVNASDADGDLLKYSIMIDGVEYSTENTYVWETGYSSSGNHTIEVAVSDGIEKVTEQNNIYINNYHPRWDVNQDGVVNILDITIIAQNYGSSTVKPYPRWDVNQDGVINIQDLTLAGYYFGETVV; encoded by the coding sequence ATGATAGATAACATTACCATAGAAAGAGGAGGCGACTATCTTAACCCTAAAACCTATGTTGCGTTCATTGTAGCAAGTGGACATGACAATAAAGTTACTAACATATCAGTGAATGGAGGTCCGTGGAGCGGGGTAGATCTCACAGACAATGAATTTAATACGACACTCGAAAATATATATGTGGACAACGCAGGTCATAACGGAGTAGATTTCCATGGCCAATGGAATTGTTCGATTAATAACGTGACAGTTAATGGGTCTATAGCAGAAAATTTCCTGATAGCTGGACCTGATGCAGTCTATCAACCAGATTATAACCTTATAAATTGGACACCGGTTAAGGATGATAGAGTCACACATAACATTACAATAAAAAACTATAATTCCTATAATGCAAGTGGGTCAGCACTATCCGCCAATAGATTAATGAATTTATTTGTTGAAAACCTCACTTCTGACAATAGAGGTGGGGGAATACTGATAAACTACGCTATGGGCGTAAAAATATTGGATGCACAAATACTTAACCATACAGGATATGGAATTGCTTTAGGATTAGGTGGGCGTGGCGTTGTAAAAGATGCTTCAATAATGGATTCATCGTTCAACACTTATGCATGGATGATAGAGACACAGAATGTCAATTTCATTAACACTAAAACTCCATCGTATAGGTTCCAAGCTGGGAATAAGGCTGAATACAAAGTAGGTTATTATGCTGACATTTTAGCAGTAGATCCTAAAGGAAATCAAATATCAGATTGTGCAGTACTAATAACAGCAAACAATACTACGTTTTCAAGTACTAACGGGTTTGGAGATAATCAAACAAGCTTTAACACAGAAAGTAATGGTCATACAGCATTACCAAATGAAAACAGAAAGAATTCTCCAGCAATAACCGAGTATTATAAGAATTACCCAGAAGGAAAATATCTACTCCTCTCTCACACAGCCACCATCACCACTCCGGACGGCCGCACTGTTTCTCTCTCAGGAATCACTCCTGACTCTTCCTGGTACCGTAAAGATCCAAACGTCCCGACCTACACCATCACAGCAATTATCCCGGACGATTCAACCGGCCCGCAGATAACCGGGTTTGCTCCAAGCACGGAAAACCCGTTCAACCCCGGAGAAACTAAAAACTTCAGGGTCTGGACAGATGAGCCTTTGAAAGAGATGGAATGGTATGTGGACGGAAAACTTGTTTCCGAAGGGTCCCTTAATTACACGTGGACTATAACAAAAGACGAATCAGTAATTAAATTTGAGGGGTCAAACGCAAACGGAGATGTTAGCAAGAGCTGGGACGTATGGGGAACTGGGGGTAATTCGTCGGATCTGATCGAATTTTTTCCGGAAGATACTTCGCTCGTTAAGAATACAGGAGAGTCCGTATACTTCAATGTAAGTTCCGGCCGGGCTTTGACCGCAAACTGGTTCGTAGACGGGGAAACGGTCCTGAAGGACAGCACATCCTTAACCTATAGCTGGGATACGGCAGGAGTATATAGCGTTACCGTAAGCGGTTCTACGGATACCGAGAGCTTTTCGAATACCTGGGAGGTAAACGTGACAGAACCTGAAGAGCCGCCAGTTGAGAACAAATCAATAATCACGATAATTCCCTGCGAGAACGTCGCACCCGGAGCTCAGTTTGACCTTGGCATAAAAATCGATCCCTCCACCCCAATAAACGGTGCACAGCTCGACTTCATATTCGACAGCTCAATGGTCTCAGCCACCGGCGTAACCGAAGGAGATATTTTCAAACAGAGCGAGGCATCCACTGTTTTCAACAGCGGGACGATCGACAACAGTGCCGGGATAGTCAAGAATGTTTATGGCTACATCCTGGGAGCCGTAAAAGTATCCGCACCCGGGACTTTTGCGACCGTTGACCTGACTGCAGGAAACAGGACAGGGATGGCAGAGTTCAACCTCTCAAACGTGATTATCAGTGACACAAGTTCAAGGTCAGCTCCTTATACCGTTACAAACGCAAGCGTACTGATAGACACTGCTCCGGTAATGGACCCTATTTGCTACCTCAAGTCGGTTGATGAGAAAAGCGCTCTCACTTTTAAGGTAACTGCCAAAGATGCGGACGGAGACAAACTTATTCTTTCAGCTTCAGGCCTCCCCGAAGGGGCAGAATTCAACACAGGATCAGGGGACTTCAGCTGGACCCCGGCTGTCGGACAGGCCGGAGTTTACACGTTTACCTTTGAAGTGAGCGACGGGTACCTCACGGATTCGGAGAACGTCACGGTAACCGTAAACAAGTTAAATAACCCACCGGTCATTGATTCCTTCGAACCTCCGGACGGGTCGTCTTTCAGCGAAGGGGAAAGGATAGAGGTCTCAGTAAACGCATCCGATGCAGACGGGGACCTCCTTAAATACTCCATCATGATCGACGGAGTGGAATACAGCACTGAAAATACTTATGTCTGGGAAACGGGTTATTCCAGTAGCGGCAACCATACAATTGAGGTGGCCGTAAGCGATGGAATAGAAAAAGTTACGGAGCAGAACAATATATACATTAACAACTACCACCCGCGCTGGGACGTAAACCAGGACGGGGTAGTAAACATCCTTGACATAACCATAATAGCCCAGAATTACGGAAGCAGCACAGTAAAGCCGTACCCGCGCTGGGATGTGAACCAGGACGGAGTGATAAACATCCAGGACCTTACCCTGGCCGGGTACTATTTCGGGGAAACAGTAGTCTAA
- a CDS encoding cohesin domain-containing protein, whose protein sequence is MARKYKLTGICLFTIITILLIFTFTASAATQVTLRPLSKVVESGSPITVDIFVDPDTEIAGMQFDLKFDGSVLQVTDVTEGDLFKQNGTETFFNPGQKDTGTLKNVYGCILGKGEASTSARFATVTLSSTPGKRGVAQIYLQNVTVSSREGNAVQTRVKNTSIILTKTRNYDNFQRELIKRLVEELTLKRQSYA, encoded by the coding sequence ATGGCGAGAAAATATAAACTAACAGGAATCTGTTTATTTACAATAATTACAATTCTCTTAATATTCACTTTTACGGCATCTGCAGCCACCCAGGTAACTCTCCGGCCTTTATCCAAAGTGGTTGAATCAGGGAGCCCGATAACTGTAGATATATTTGTAGATCCGGATACGGAAATTGCAGGCATGCAGTTCGACCTGAAGTTTGACGGCTCAGTACTGCAGGTAACAGATGTGACTGAAGGCGACCTGTTTAAACAGAATGGTACGGAAACTTTTTTTAACCCGGGACAGAAGGATACGGGAACACTTAAAAACGTATATGGGTGCATTCTGGGAAAAGGAGAAGCTTCTACTTCCGCCAGATTTGCAACAGTGACGTTATCCTCAACCCCGGGCAAAAGAGGTGTGGCACAAATTTATCTTCAAAACGTTACTGTAAGTAGCCGGGAAGGAAATGCCGTGCAAACCAGAGTGAAAAATACCAGCATCATACTCACGAAAACAAGAAATTATGATAACTTCCAGAGGGAACTGATTAAAAGACTGGTAGAGGAACTGACCTTGAAAAGGCAAAGTTATGCCTGA
- a CDS encoding cohesin domain-containing protein, giving the protein MFGNSRKICIWLFAIIAALSIFSSNAAAASEVILRPSAGTNWGDNPVTLDIFVVPDTDVAGMQFDLKFNESLLQVTNVTEGDLFEQSGMETYFNSGKTDAGALKNTYGCILGKGEVSTPGTFATVTLSLTSNKNIMSEIYFENVIISSPEGNAVEIKVKNHSTEPVETKDKTEPVETKDKTEPVETKDRSSSWKERIYNLLEQLV; this is encoded by the coding sequence ATGTTTGGGAACAGCAGGAAAATATGCATCTGGTTATTTGCAATAATAGCAGCACTCTCAATATTCTCCTCTAATGCAGCTGCCGCTTCAGAGGTAATTCTCAGGCCGTCAGCCGGGACAAACTGGGGGGATAATCCGGTTACATTAGACATTTTCGTAGTTCCAGACACAGATGTTGCAGGCATGCAGTTTGACCTGAAATTTAATGAATCATTGCTGCAGGTAACAAATGTGACTGAAGGCGACCTGTTTGAGCAGAGCGGAATGGAGACATATTTTAACTCAGGAAAAACAGATGCAGGAGCACTAAAAAATACATACGGATGTATTCTGGGAAAAGGAGAAGTTTCGACTCCAGGCACATTTGCAACAGTTACACTGTCTTTAACCTCAAATAAGAACATTATGTCTGAAATATACTTTGAAAACGTTATTATAAGCAGCCCGGAAGGTAATGCTGTAGAAATCAAAGTGAAAAATCACAGCACTGAACCTGTAGAAACAAAAGATAAAACTGAACCTGTAGAAACAAAAGATAAAACTGAACCTGTAGAAACAAAAGATAGGAGCAGTTCATGGAAAGAAAGAATCTATAATTTGTTAGAACAACTTGTGTAA
- a CDS encoding PGF-pre-PGF domain-containing protein → MFLFLSTTLIGTTAAETIISISPREQAIEENESFTINIYIEPDTPISGVQFDFIFNSSLVNVNNIQEKKALSQTGATTIFNAGSIDNSKGTVTGVYSLILGKNTATEPGTLSAINLVSNGLPGVCKLQLSNVIVSNSSGKAVPVTIVNGSVNVGDAESTGRSDNSSGTSTGERSGGGGGIDNGENYENIKLKEVSRVYVSKETVVSYRFKASENPVSYINYTALKNAGFITTTIEVLENTSGLVSGKPGGIVYKNLNIWVGKNGYSTEENIGNPVIGFRVNKTWLEENRIQVSTVKLNRYHLNAWNPLPTVKTGEDSEYIFFESEAPGFSPFVITGQSSQFAYGPENRLPDLKEKLGTEPVVKETSEANLSSEKEKETVRSEDGQESRTSQAPGSGISGTGILFLAALTSFKRNRK, encoded by the coding sequence GTGTTCCTTTTTTTAAGCACCACATTGATAGGGACTACTGCCGCAGAAACTATAATAAGTATATCCCCCAGGGAACAGGCTATCGAAGAAAACGAGAGCTTTACAATCAACATATACATCGAACCTGACACACCCATATCCGGAGTTCAGTTTGACTTCATATTCAACAGCAGCCTTGTAAATGTAAACAACATACAGGAAAAAAAAGCATTAAGCCAGACAGGTGCAACTACCATATTCAATGCGGGCAGTATTGACAACTCAAAGGGCACTGTTACCGGGGTTTACAGCCTGATCCTTGGAAAAAACACAGCAACAGAGCCCGGAACTCTTTCAGCGATCAATCTCGTTTCAAACGGCCTGCCGGGAGTATGCAAACTGCAGCTTTCAAACGTCATCGTAAGCAACTCAAGCGGGAAGGCAGTGCCTGTAACAATTGTAAACGGCAGTGTCAATGTCGGGGATGCGGAAAGTACGGGCCGGTCCGACAACAGCTCTGGAACCTCAACCGGAGAAAGGTCCGGCGGGGGAGGAGGCATCGATAACGGGGAAAATTATGAAAACATTAAGCTAAAAGAAGTATCCAGAGTATATGTAAGTAAAGAAACCGTTGTCTCTTATCGATTTAAAGCTTCGGAAAATCCGGTTTCGTACATAAATTATACAGCTCTCAAAAACGCTGGTTTCATAACAACAACCATCGAGGTTCTGGAAAATACTTCAGGGCTTGTTTCGGGTAAGCCTGGGGGAATAGTCTATAAAAACCTGAATATATGGGTAGGAAAGAACGGTTATTCAACTGAAGAAAACATAGGAAACCCGGTAATCGGTTTTAGAGTAAACAAAACCTGGCTGGAAGAAAACCGGATTCAGGTATCAACCGTCAAACTAAACAGATATCACCTGAATGCATGGAATCCCCTTCCCACCGTAAAAACAGGAGAAGATTCGGAATATATATTCTTTGAATCGGAAGCTCCGGGTTTTTCTCCTTTCGTAATAACAGGCCAGAGTTCCCAATTTGCATATGGTCCGGAAAATCGGCTTCCGGACTTAAAAGAAAAACTGGGAACAGAACCGGTCGTCAAAGAAACCTCTGAAGCTAACCTTTCTTCTGAAAAGGAAAAAGAAACCGTCCGGAGTGAAGATGGACAGGAATCCCGGACTTCTCAGGCACCGGGATCTGGCATATCCGGAACCGGGATATTATTCCTGGCTGCACTGACGTCCTTCAAAAGAAACAGAAAGTGA
- a CDS encoding MraY family glycosyltransferase encodes MISSPSSFIQNIMLISNFFVPLVVTAVSMPYFIRKLTENKVVAKDVYKKGTPMIADRGGTAILLIAMLSLSMNTLFFKFTSTNYVVMIVIALFGLFGVLDDMVNIGRTSKFLIMYYCSYPLIQYATHTAFTLPSIGSLELGILYLQFIVPTYVLVASNLVNMHSGYNGLASGLSIIILVSLIIKSVLIHDVENIIPVVAVTGATLGFYFYERYPARIFWGNVGSLTVGAAIGAIIVIQGFIISGFIMFIPHTVNFLMYVYWKIKKYPAVKFGKIREDGTLDVPNNLTLKWVLPYYYRLTEKQATYAMFLLTSVFCIAGILVPGRL; translated from the coding sequence ATGATCTCCAGTCCTTCTTCATTCATTCAAAATATTATGCTTATAAGCAATTTCTTTGTCCCGTTAGTAGTAACCGCAGTCTCAATGCCATATTTTATCAGGAAGCTTACTGAAAATAAGGTTGTTGCCAAAGACGTCTATAAAAAAGGCACACCTATGATAGCGGATCGTGGTGGGACTGCAATTCTGCTGATTGCAATGCTTTCCCTTTCCATGAACACTCTCTTTTTCAAGTTCACATCCACAAACTATGTTGTAATGATTGTCATTGCCCTTTTCGGGCTTTTCGGTGTCCTTGACGACATGGTCAATATTGGCAGGACATCCAAATTCCTGATAATGTACTACTGCTCTTATCCTCTTATCCAGTATGCAACCCATACCGCGTTCACTCTTCCAAGTATCGGAAGTCTGGAACTCGGAATCCTCTACCTGCAGTTCATTGTCCCGACTTACGTTCTGGTCGCATCAAACCTGGTTAACATGCATTCCGGATACAACGGGCTTGCTTCGGGCCTGTCCATAATCATCCTCGTTTCCCTGATTATAAAGTCAGTCCTGATACATGATGTCGAAAACATAATCCCCGTTGTAGCCGTTACGGGAGCCACACTCGGGTTTTACTTTTACGAACGCTATCCTGCAAGGATCTTCTGGGGAAATGTCGGGTCGCTTACGGTCGGGGCTGCAATCGGGGCTATTATTGTCATCCAGGGCTTCATCATAAGCGGTTTTATTATGTTCATCCCGCATACGGTTAATTTCTTAATGTATGTCTACTGGAAAATTAAAAAATATCCTGCTGTTAAGTTTGGAAAAATTAGGGAAGACGGAACTCTGGACGTCCCAAATAACCTTACTCTTAAATGGGTCCTGCCTTACTACTACAGGTTAACTGAGAAGCAGGCAACTTATGCAATGTTTTTGCTGACTTCGGTTTTTTGTATTGCGGGGATTTTAGTTCCGGGAAGGTTGTAA
- a CDS encoding VanZ family protein — MLKLEKSRFFILITILYAIMVFYLSVSAGVGDLKHLLKMGLGYPLKNALLANDLSSVVDFLLASLHTVQDASIDPGHVGIYFGLGVLLYLVFLSSKNPTFVRYSAICAVFIGTAYGILNEIFQTFLPYRTASVADAVSNLIGLVLAQICVIFFVLTLKAIIDKKKRTEGPAD; from the coding sequence ATGCTAAAGCTCGAAAAATCCCGTTTTTTTATTTTAATTACCATATTATATGCAATTATGGTATTTTACCTGTCAGTCAGTGCCGGCGTGGGGGACCTCAAACACCTCCTGAAAATGGGCCTGGGCTATCCGCTCAAAAATGCTCTCCTTGCCAACGACCTGTCTTCTGTAGTGGATTTTTTGCTTGCCTCGCTGCACACGGTTCAGGACGCATCCATAGACCCCGGGCATGTAGGGATATACTTCGGACTCGGAGTTTTACTGTACCTTGTTTTTTTAAGTTCGAAAAACCCGACATTTGTAAGATATTCGGCAATCTGTGCAGTATTTATAGGGACTGCTTACGGTATACTGAACGAAATATTCCAGACATTCTTACCATACCGGACTGCAAGCGTGGCAGATGCGGTCTCAAACCTGATAGGGCTAGTGCTTGCACAGATCTGCGTAATCTTTTTTGTACTTACTCTGAAAGCAATAATAGATAAGAAAAAAAGAA